The DNA segment GTCCAATTCGGATCGTTTCAACTTCAGGCAACTCCGGCATGCAATCCCCGGCAATGGTCAAGTGTCCTGTCTCAGCACGGACCCAGGTCGAATCGAGCCGATACCCAGGCTTTGGCCTGCCGGCGGGTTTGCACCCGATTCTCCAATTGAGCGTCTCTCAACGAACCGAGAATCTCACGGAAGACCGGACCGGGAGTGTATCCCATTTGAATGAGGTCATTGCCGGTCAGGATCGGGCGAGGGTGAAGCTCCTCAGGTTCCGAATGATCCAGCGTGGCCACGGCCAGCCTCCAGTTGTCGAGGTTTCCGTGGCTGCCGAGGCAATCGAGGCGGTGCAGCTCGAGATGCTCCTCAAAGCCCTCCTGGCCCAGGAAGCGCTTGAGTGTCGAGGCCCGCATCCGTGGCAGGTCGATGAACTTCAGATGGTCTCTGACCAGCGCAGTGATTCTTTCCTGTTGCTTCCTGCTGAATCGGAGGCGTTCACAGATCCTGAGCGCCATCCGGGCTCCGACCTCGGCATGGCGGTTGAAGCGAATCCTGTCCCTGCGCTCAAACGTCGGCGGCTTCCCGACGTCGTGCAACAGGACTCCCACGGCCAGCGTGACCGAAGGGTAGGAGACCAGTGCCTTTCCAAACGGCACATTCGACGGAGGAGCAGGCCGGTCTGCTTGCCTGTCCAGGCTTTCGTCCTCCCGGAGATCGTTCCCCTTCTTGGTTCGGGACCGGTCCATCAATTTCAACATCAGCAGGGTGTGAACCCAGCAGTCCCCTTCGGGATGAAACTCAGGGGGCTGAGGAACTCCTTTCAAGTCCGACACCTCGGGAAGCAGGTGAACCAGCAGCCCCACCTCTTCCAACCTGCCGATCCCGGCGGCGGCATAGCCTTCCGTCAGTATCCTGACCAGTTCCTCCCTAATGCGTTCGGGACTCACCCGAGTCACCTCCTCGGCCCGGTCCCGCAATGCCGCAAGGGTCTCCTGCTCGAACCCATAGCCGAATCGAGCCGCGAACCGAACGGCTCTCACCAACCGAAGTTTGTCTTCCTGGAAACGGCGTTCGGCCGAACCGATGGTGCGAATGACGCCAGACCGAATGTCGCGCTCGCCTCCCACAAAGTCCAGGACTTGCCCGGAGGAAGGATCGTAGAGCAATCCATTGATGGTGAAGTCCCGACGCTGCACATCCAGCCGGGGGTCGGAGGAGTAGGTCACCCGACCGGGGCGCCTGCCGTCGGAATAGGCCCCGTCGGAGCGAAAGGTGGCCACCTCGTAGCTGCCCCCCTCCTCCATTACCCGAATCACGCCGAAGGCGGCGCCAACCGCGACCGTTTGTGGGAACAGCCTTCCCACCTCCTGAGGCGGGGCGCTGGTGGCAATGTCATAGTCCTTGGGGACAATGCCCATCAGGCGATCCCGCACACAGCCTCCGACGAAATAGGCCGCAAATCCCGCGGCCTGCAGCTTTTCGACAATCCTGGCGGCACAGGCCTCGGAGTTCCTGAAGGATTGTGATGAAAGGGTTTCATCCATCGCGGGAGCCCGCACTTTTAAGCGGGAGCAGCACTCTCGAGACAAGTGCAGGCTTGAGAAGATGCTGAAGGTAAACTGCCCTCCATGAGGTGGCCGGCGACTCAGCAAGACGCCCAGGCTAATACTTGCGCAAGACCCCAATGACTCTGCCCTGGATTTCCAGTTCTCCTTGCTCCATAAAGATTGGCGCCATGGACGGGTTGGCCGGCTGAAGTCGAAGGCGTCCATCCCTCTCGCGATAGAAGCGTTTCAGCGTGGCTTCGTTCCCTTGCACCAAGGCAACCACGGTATCTCCGTTGTCAGCGCCGCTGGTGCTCTCCACCACTACATAATCTCCATCGCAAATGTGGTCCTCGATCATGGAGTCTCCCTTGACCTGCAAGACGTAGACATTCTTGTTGCCCACGAACTCCTGCAAGGACAGGGCTTCCTGGCTGGCAAAGGCCTCAACCGGGCGACCGGCAGCGATTCGACCCAACAAGGGCAGCGACTCGGCTCTGTACATTGGTCCCGGATCGTGCTCGCCTTTCGCACTCAGGGCATCCGCTTCGATCATGGGACGCCGGTCGATGACTTCGATCGAACGACTCCGATTGGGATCCCGCCGAATATAGCCCTTTCGCTGCAGCGTATTCATGTGCTTGTGCACGGTAGCAAGCGAAGCGAGACCCAGTGCTTTCCTGACCTCGTCGTAGCTGGGGCAGTAACCGTTGCGGCGGACAAAGGAATCCAGAAAAGCAAGCACCCGAAATTGACGCTTGGTCAAAGCCATTCAGTCCCCCCGACTGCATCGAATTAGGACCCCATTGTAAGCGAATCAAAAGCGAAGATCAAATTAGTGGTTAGTGGAGAGTGAAGCGTGGAGGGTGGAGAGTGGTCAGCCGAGGATTTCGGGAACGGGCAAGCTCCTGATGAATTGACTGCGCTTATTGCAAGGACTGCGCCAAGGCCGACAAGATGCTCTGCGTGTCGATCGAACAGCTCTACACTCTCCACTA comes from the Acidobacteriota bacterium genome and includes:
- the lexA gene encoding transcriptional repressor LexA produces the protein MALTKRQFRVLAFLDSFVRRNGYCPSYDEVRKALGLASLATVHKHMNTLQRKGYIRRDPNRSRSIEVIDRRPMIEADALSAKGEHDPGPMYRAESLPLLGRIAAGRPVEAFASQEALSLQEFVGNKNVYVLQVKGDSMIEDHICDGDYVVVESTSGADNGDTVVALVQGNEATLKRFYRERDGRLRLQPANPSMAPIFMEQGELEIQGRVIGVLRKY
- a CDS encoding HD domain-containing protein encodes the protein MDETLSSQSFRNSEACAARIVEKLQAAGFAAYFVGGCVRDRLMGIVPKDYDIATSAPPQEVGRLFPQTVAVGAAFGVIRVMEEGGSYEVATFRSDGAYSDGRRPGRVTYSSDPRLDVQRRDFTINGLLYDPSSGQVLDFVGGERDIRSGVIRTIGSAERRFQEDKLRLVRAVRFAARFGYGFEQETLAALRDRAEEVTRVSPERIREELVRILTEGYAAAGIGRLEEVGLLVHLLPEVSDLKGVPQPPEFHPEGDCWVHTLLMLKLMDRSRTKKGNDLREDESLDRQADRPAPPSNVPFGKALVSYPSVTLAVGVLLHDVGKPPTFERRDRIRFNRHAEVGARMALRICERLRFSRKQQERITALVRDHLKFIDLPRMRASTLKRFLGQEGFEEHLELHRLDCLGSHGNLDNWRLAVATLDHSEPEELHPRPILTGNDLIQMGYTPGPVFREILGSLRDAQLENRVQTRRQAKAWVSARFDLGPC